From Camelina sativa cultivar DH55 chromosome 5, Cs, whole genome shotgun sequence:
CTTTGCGTTCACAAACTGGTCTGCCTCCATTGGCCATCCCAACACCGTAACTCCACTTGTAATAGCTTCAAGCActgagttccatccacaatgaCTCAAAAACCCTCTGACCGCCACGTGTGACAACACCGCACGCTGCGGAACCCACCCTCTAACAACTCTTCCCCGACCCGAAACCTGATCCTCGAATCCCTCGGGTAGCGGGTCACTCTTACCCACCCAAACGAACCGGGTCATGCTCCTCTTGAGTCCGAGAGCCAGAGCGTCACACTGCTCTTTGGTCAATGCCTTTTGACTTCCGAAGCAGATGTAAAGCAAAGAACCATCAGGGCACCCGTCGAGCCAACTCAGCAATGGATCGGATTTACCCGCACCACCCGTATCCAACCCGATCGAACAAAGCGGGCCAACTCCAAAAACCCGATCGTGACCTAACCTCTTTTTCACGTAATTCAAGTACTTTGCTTCTAAACACTCAGCCGTATTGAAAACGCAACCATAGCTCAAAAAATTCATCAAGCTATCATCTTTGATGCTTCTGATATCTGGTGAAGGAGATCGAAGGCAGAGCCGAACCACCGACGGAAGATGCTCTACCTTGAAAACAGGGGAACCAGGAAGATCCAAGAGATGAACCGGATCCGTTGACTTGAGTACATCGATATTACCGAAGCAGAATTCAAGAACTGAAGCTAAGTATGGACCGGAGGAGAAGAAAGCGAAACGAGGAACACCGAGCTGATCGCAAAGCTCGTGTGTCCATCCAAGGAAGAAGTCAGAGATGAGAGCAACTGGAGGGGTTTGGTGAGAACGGAACCATTGGATGATAGGGTCACGAAGCTGACGAAGAGAGGCTATCATTGGGAGGTTACCGGCGTTACCAATGTCTTTAACGTTCTCAACGCCGGGAGGAAGTGAAGGATGAGAAGGGAAAGGGAAAACGATGGGAGTTACAGAGGAGGGATGAGCAGAGATAAGGGGAGAGAGGTATTGGAGGTTTCCGGTGGTGACGACGACAGAGACGTTGATTCCGCCAAGGCAGAGTTGGTGAGTTAAGTCTAGTAGTGGAAGTAAGTGGCCTTGTGCTGGGTAAGGAAACACCACGATGTGCGGTCTCGGAGTCTCTGGTACAACCATTGCTCTCTGTTCTGTAATGAGTCTCTCTTTGCTATCTTCTTTAGCTTTGTAAACTACTGACTGTAGTCTGTAGCCACAATATATAATGTGTAGGTGCAGCCTATGATCTTATTAGTCAAATTAAGTCGACGGTTCTAAATTTCcacaatatttaaattttgggACCAGTTACGTTATTTACCATGTAAACCAAATTTTGCTAACAAATTCGGCCATTTTTGTCTAGTTGTCTAATTCTTGAAATATCCTATTTAAGCACATACCGAGGCCCATCACcattatagaaaaagaaaaagacagttAAATTATATTGTGTGAATTTAGAACTGTCTCCACTTAGTTTACGTTAACGTTTCAGCTGTTTGGTCTTAAGAACAGCATAGCGGAGTGACTGCTTCAATTGATTATTTGTTCATATTGGCCAAATTATTTTCTAGAGGTTAGTTAATGACATGTTCGTTGTTTTCTCGCAGGGGCATATTTGACTTCAGTGAAAAGATCTCTAGCCACATTGTTCTAATTAAAGGTCGTGAGATCAAATTCCGTGTACAGTACGTAGACCAAAAGCTTAGGTCTCCT
This genomic window contains:
- the LOC104786163 gene encoding UDP-glycosyltransferase 89A2-like, with translation MVVPETPRPHIVVFPYPAQGHLLPLLDLTHQLCLGGINVSVVVTTGNLQYLSPLISAHPSSVTPIVFPFPSHPSLPPGVENVKDIGNAGNLPMIASLRQLRDPIIQWFRSHQTPPVALISDFFLGWTHELCDQLGVPRFAFFSSGPYLASVLEFCFGNIDVLKSTDPVHLLDLPGSPVFKVEHLPSVVRLCLRSPSPDIRSIKDDSLMNFLSYGCVFNTAECLEAKYLNYVKKRLGHDRVFGVGPLCSIGLDTGGAGKSDPLLSWLDGCPDGSLLYICFGSQKALTKEQCDALALGLKRSMTRFVWVGKSDPLPEGFEDQVSGRGRVVRGWVPQRAVLSHVAVRGFLSHCGWNSVLEAITSGVTVLGWPMEADQFVNAKLLVEDLGVAVQVCEGDGTVPDPDQLGRIIDESMGEGGREVAARAEEMRQKLEVKGSSTVDLERLVKELRSL